CTACCCAGAGGCCTATATCTGCTCAAATTTAGTTCTAGAGACATCAGCAGGTTTTAATAAACCACCTACAGATGTCTTGTTCCATAGAAATCAAGgagtttacattttaaatctgGACTGATTTAACTAGCAATCAAGTGGCATGATCACACTTGGCACCAATAGTTGCCTCATATTTATTCATAAGTTAATGAGCagatattattttgttttcaaatttattcATGGGCTCAATCACCTTTTCCATCTTgtggaacacacacacacacactctctctctcactttgtgagaaaactgaaaggcaaaCCTGAGCAATTGATAGTCCtacttcagcagcagaaacacaaagTGAAAACTTCTTGCTTTGTTCCTCTGAACAGGTACActaagaattaatttatttttcatactatgacagaaaggaaaatacagtaacatATTGTTACTAAATCTGTGTCCTCGCTTAAGAAATCCAGATTTTAATAGTGCCAGTTCTGAGGTGAAAGAGGGATTTAGCATGCACTAAGGCTGCAGAGAAGATGGCTGTATTTCTCCTTAAGATCCAACTGTAGCTTCTCAACAAGACTTACTGAAGGTGTAAGGTCTGCCCACCTCCTGTTTCATGAGTGTTTTTGACCACAAAAGTCTTGGCTCTTAAAGGTGAAAGCCAGGAACAAAGAAGTCAAGTGCTCTAAACTTCACCTTCCAGACCTTCAGCTCTGCACATGCTCTCCAACACAGACCTTTGGATAAAACTGGGGCATTACTGTCCTCCTTGGACAGGAAATAACTGTTCTCTTCTCCCATTCACATGTCTCATCCACAGCTCAGGATCATGCCTGAGCAGCTGTACCTCAGTGCTGGCTTCAAGGACCAACCAAATCTATCTCTTTGTAAGGCAAAGTCAGTATCTACTGGGGCAGGACTCTCAGATGAGGCTGGGGAGCAGATCCCAGGGGAATCTAAGCACTGGGGCCCTTTCTCCCCAGTCACAGGACAGACCTCTGTGTCCAGATAGAATTCACTTTACAAGGAGTATTCTTTCCATTCAAGTGCAACAGTTCTCACAAGAATATGTCTTCTTCCCGTCTCTCTTTTCCAtctaaaaaaatacttggaaaagGTGTCTTTCTCTTCAAAAGGAACCTTATGACATTGCTTCTGACCACCCACAAAATTTTTAATACAGTCTCTTTTCCTATTTATTCTCCATGGCATTCTTGCAACAAGATGTAGCAGGAATGTCTTGCTTTTAGAAGAAAGGACATCTGaagtaaatacagaaacaaaagtgGATGAACAGCTCATTCAGGGAGTGGCTGCTGAggaatggaaggaaaatgtgGTTTTTACAAATGTAGTGCTTCCAGGAAAAGCACGACAGAAACAATTCTCTGCTTTGAGAAAAGACCAAAGATATAGGTATGTATAAGGCTGATCTGAGGAGTGATGTTACTTGTAgctcagaagatgaaaaaaggcCCTTTAAAAAAACTAGGCTCAGTGGAGCTTGACTATTCAAAAGCAATACTGTCTAATTTTGAGAAGGCAAAACAGAATTACTGGGTCATTGACAGTAAGGGCCAGGACttcactttgcttttctctgccctGTGTTGAAAAAACACGTGTAAGGTGGGACTCCTGAATTTCTGGTTATCTTGACCCTAATTTACAAGGAGCAGCAATGTTTAGTCACAGACCTCAGATGATATTCCAACCTTTCTGGCAGAAGGTATTTATACAGGAGTTGACCTTGGCACAAACGATGTAGGAACAGTGAAGCTGGATTTAGCCAACGCTCAACACAAATTGCTACAGGATGCATTCCACAATGGAGGGTTGCAGCTGTGAGATGGATAAAACCCCCTCCTTTGGACAAAGTAGCACTGCGTTGGCCCCTGACGGgatctgctgcctctgctaaCCAGCAGTTTGTACCGCAACCCCACCCTTGCAAAGCCCATTTACAACAGCTACACCCACTGTCAACAATTTGGAGTTTTGTGCATGTACAGGACTGGCGGAATATAGTCAAACCTTTGACTAACTATAATTGCATTAGAAAAGGTCCTAAGCCGTATCAGATGGCtctaaaggaaacaaaaaggatCAGCTGATGTTATCTATCTCCGCTTaagcttgtattttcttttagaacaTGACTAGCGTTATGAAGTTTAGACCTCTAACTAGTTATAACAGGATTAATAATATTATTAGAACAAAACTAgtaatataattaataaaatgactaaaataaaagtaataactTCACAAGACTTGTAAGCTATGGGACAGCTAGGACTGATTTCATTAAGATGATcgcactaaaaaaaaattatttaattttaacctgcaaagcaaagaaattctgATCTTCTCTAGCTAGTCAAAGATTATGTGATTCAAAACACAATCAAATCACACAGATTTTTTATAATATGTCCAAAATGGATTACCAATACATGACAAATATTATCCAGGAATTATTACTGCATGCTTCAGGTAGCTATTTCTTACTTCTTGTACAGCGACTAATAGTAAAACGCTTCTGAgctttttaaagtgaaactGATGTAAGTGGCTGGAATAAGTTCGTGGTTACCAATGACATAAATTTAGTTATCCAGTTCTCTTTGAGGAGCTCTCCATAATCTGAAGAGCTACAAATTGTATACTTAGGTAATGACtctctttaaaattaatgtatgtATTCAAAAGGAAtatcagcaaaaaataaaaacaattcaaaTGGGAAAATCTTCTGGGCAATTAAAaagtttttgagaaaaaaagatgatatATTAATTCAACTTTTACTGCCaaactttatataaaaaaacaCCTTGTATTTTGAGGCAATAATAaagaagaatgttttaaatgtttacttAATTCTTTCATCCACTTTCTTTTATATGCTGCACATACGCTTTCATTTCTGCACATTGCTGGACATTGCACTTCTGGTTAAGAATGCATAGCCCAGGGAAGTTTGGAAGATGTTTCTTGCTCAAGTATCTGAAAGAATTATCAAGAACCATGAGAGCATTTGTTGGTTCTTTCAAGGCACTTCCAGACAACTGTTGCAAACCAGGAGTGCTAATGAATTTATAAAAACGTCAAGCCTGAATGGGCACACAAATTGTACCAcacctttgaattttttgaaGTGTATAACCACTCTTAAATCTTTGCAATTAAAGGGTATAATATGCCTACTGAATTTCTTTTGTCCCAAGTGCAACACGTAACTGAACCACGTTCTGAATGTTAATAGTGGAATGATATAAAAAGAAGGTCTTGTGCCTTACATAACTCATAATATTATGTAAATAATGATTTTATCTATAAATATGCAGCCTGCATTTTAAGTTCCTgaattagatttttattttatggctCGCTTTTAATCAGCTTAATAGGAGTGTCTTACATagttcacaaaatattttcaaaatgttcccttttttaatgttcttttctcATAAATATGTTATGTATGTCATCACAGTCATCTCTTATTTAGAACATATAAATCTTTACTATCCTAACTTTATTATTAGCATGATCTATCTATGGATTCCTGCTGAAATTTAATACATTGCATAAAGTTCTAAACCCTAAAGCTGGCCACTTTTTACTTCACATGCTGAatgcaaagctgtttttcttagTACCTGACTGACTTTTCATAATCCACTTGAGGAAACAGACCAACCAAGTCTTGATGAACAAAACTTGTGCAATTTCAGGAACTGAGAGGGGTTGCACACTTCTAAACTCAGTGTAGATTATACCACTGACTCACATGCCTCCCTTGTCAAACTCAAGTCTCATAAATGTTATCAGGATACAGCAAGAAAGGAGCCTTAATTTAGTTTTACCTGCTTCATCTCCAGTGGTTTCATcctactgaaatgcaaacattcTAGATTGTCCTTCTTATTAATTTTGAACATGTATTCTTACGTGTGttcctatttttctgtttagtgGATTTCATAAATGATAACAGAAGATATGAGATATTTGGGGACTGGACTCTCCATCAAAATAGTGAATTCTGGCTCCTCAGTATCCTCAACACtaacttgctttcattttgtatGACATGATATATTCACTTTCAAACCACATCagtttcggggggggggggggggggagggggcagggggggcagaaagaaaaaggagctgTGTGTGAAATGTTTAGCTAGGTTTAATTTCCTTCCTGTGTCTGCTGAGTTTTTacaacataatgaaaaaatatgaaacacaaataaaggaaaagatcaCTCACCATCAGTCCATGAACCAGAGAGATTTTGTTATGTGACAATATGATCATCATCACACGCTACAGCTTTTATCCACGAGTTTGAAATAACTGTGTTATCCTACCACCTTGACAAATTCcatttatattacattttcCTCAGGAATGAAAAAGAGTGctgtataaaaaaaccccaacaacctaAGAGTTTAAGGACCAGCTGCTTCTGTTTAAGCCCAACTGTTTCAGTATTGATGCAGCATAGCTAGGGCATGATGTCATTTGAAGTGCTAGCAGAATATACCCTGGTTGATCTTAAAAATATGTAGGGGTCTACCCTCTCCTCTCTGAGTGTGCGTAATTCCCATCAGTGGGAAAGGGAGTTGCCCACATGCATAAAAGAAGATAAAGCAGGCTAAATGACCATAGTGGACAGAGAGGTGTATAAGTTCTACTGAAAAAAGGCACAACTATTTTCTTAAGATTTACTTGTTCTTGCTACAACATAGCAGCTAGTTTGAAAAATTGAAGACAAGAAAGAACAGCCTTCAaatgatttttgtttgctttcatatGACCCTATGAGATAGAAATCATTCTTTTATTGCAGTTCTTCCCTTCTCTGCATCCATCCACTCATCCACCTGTCCATCcgctccttccctcctgttgTCCTATGGTTTGATATGCATGTATGGAGATACTTGTATTGTATATAACTGACTtaatagaagcttttcttgttttaaatttgcagggagaagaaaatcaaTGTAATAAAAGCTTCAGCTTATAAACAGAAGTACAATGCACATGTTCACAGTCACACAGAAAGAATAATGACACTTATTATCTAGCCAGTCACTTAAGAGGATGTCACAATATGTACTATTCTGAATGCCAAGCAACAGTGAAAATCTTAGTGATAAAATTCTCTCAATGTCATGGGAACACGATTGTCACTTATCATTATTGTACATCTCTCTATTTCTTCATATATCCTAAACTGCCTATTCTTACATAATTCAACACATTTAATAATGTAGAAAATCAATTAATATTTACTGACCTGTCTCTGCTTCTCCGTGATGGGAACGCAGCATTACAGCCAGCCACTGTGCAGACATGCATCTCTTTTAAATGAACATTTCTGTAGTGAAGCTTCACACTGTAGGAACTCTTGAAACTTTTCTTGCACACATAACAGATCTTGGGGTCTGGGCTGGAGCACATTTCACCTTCTGGGGAGAACTTCTGAGGACTGCTGTAGTTGAATGTAGAAGCAAAACTTTCATGAAGGGCAGCCATACTGGCACTGCCCCCATTGTACAGTCCATATTGGCTCATGTAGAACATGTCATATGTAGGGTCTGTATACTCTTCCTTCACCTTAATGACATCCTGGTTGGAAGAGTCATTGTGGTTTTCATCTGGTCTGTCACTGTGCATCATAGATTTTTCACCAGGTTCGTGGAGATGATCATCACCTTCCATGGATTCCTCACACAGTTTGGGCTCTGACGATTCTGACTCATTTTCATAGTCTCTCTCATGCTCCTGGTCTTCTGATGTCATGCTGTCTGCCCTTCTTATGTCTGGTCTGGAAATACATCTGCTTCTGTCACTTTTGGAAAAGTCTTTCACAGACAGGCCGGGGCTCATCTCCTCCTGAGAATGGCAATGATTGTCATGACCAATGTCATTCACCATCGTGCTGCTGTCATTCACCTCTTCGTCTTCATCATCAAACTCATCTGCAGTATCGATAACTTCCTTTTCAATTTTAACTGGCATGCTTGACTTCCTTGGCTTTTTCTTGGGGGCAAGGTCCGCGTTAGGCTCTGGGGTGGGCATCAGCACTGAAGGTACTGATGACTCCgaaggaggagggggatgcTGCTCCATGCCACTCACTGCTGGTATTATTGGACTGGTAGGGAGTGAGGTTGGAGGACTCACCATCTCTCCAGGAGTAAgtaaatttctgtaaaaaggaGGAACAGGTTGGACAGTCTTTAAAGCTGGGAACACCAGCTGACTGGGAAGAGGGTTCTGTAGTACAGGATCTAGAGGAGGAGTGGTAAACCCCATTGGTGGACGCCCAGGGCTTGTTAAAGTTAGGCTGGATTTTGTACTTGCTATGACTGGAGTGGCAGCACCTGATGTAGCACGAATTAGATCTTTATCACGGTTATTCCTTAGCATAGGCATGTGGAGGCGGGGATTGGGGTTAGCACTGTGGCGATTGCGGCTTCTGAGAGAGCTGAAGACCATGTTGCAGCCCTCAATAGTGCACCGGTGCTTGATCTTCAGGTGAACGGCATTGTAGTGGATTTTAAGAGTACCTTTGTCATAGAAAGTTTTGCCACATGCATTGCAAAACACTCTTCCTTTCCTGGAGGCCGATCCCATTCTCCTCATTCTGTGAATGCGGAATGAGCTTTTAGTGTGTTCTGTTTTTGATAAATCATTGACGGGCGTAGGTGTCTGAACAGGAGAGACACAGGCTGGCTCAGTTTTGGGCTCAACATTTGTGATGCTGGTCAAAGCATTCCTGCTGGATGTTTGCTCATTCTTGAAAGGCGTAGGGGAAACTTCAGATTCACTGCTCTCATTATACTCATTTTGGGTTGTAAGGCTTGGTTCTCGGAGCCTCATAGCTGGCTGTTCCAGCAGGAGGCCGTTTggaggcagccccagcagtggAGCAGAGACTGGATTTATGTATTGGAATGGAAGCAAGAATGCAAGACTATTCGGGATGTTTTCAAAATGATGAATGCTGGAAGGGTTGCTATTCTCCAGGTGAGCAAGGAGACTTGGGCTCCTGGTGCGATTATTGCTTTCAATAAAAGTCCTTATATCTGAATCTGTCTTTGAAGatggcacagccacagcctgcccttctttttcttgaatTGCCATCAGCTCCACGATGGATTTTGTTTCTCCAAAtctcagaaactgctgaagggtAATGATCTCTTCTTCCCTGGACATGATGGCCCAGCGGTCCAGCACCTTGCCTGCAGCATCCTAGAGGCCATAtcaaagaaacaacaaagacaaacacaaagaaaaaacttaTTGATTCTGCATAATTATTGAATTCAATAGAAggtgctctgctgcctggaCATGAAACACTAAGCTCAAAAAACAACCATGCAAACAGCGTTAATAGAACTCGACCAAAAAATGCAAACTTTCCAGCCATGCAAATACAGTAATTAGAGTCACAGTCAGAGAAACAGATTGAGTTTAATAATGTCAGAGCAAACAAAATTTAGACCACAGAGCTCTGTGATCTAAAATGCTTTCAATGCTTGTATTTTAACAACAGTGATCTATGTACAATGCTACTGTTTAGCATACATTAGTGTAAAACACAAACTGTTGCTGTGCACTCTATTGTAAAATATAGAAAATTGTACCTTAATTGCTATTAAATGGTGACACTATAAGAAAGAGCTAAATAAATGCATCTGATAGATTTGCTTCTTAAATATGAGCAGACATAAGACTGAAGTCACTCATGGGCAATCTCACAAGAAATTTTGATGCAAGGcaaaaagtcttaaaaatagCACATAATACTTGTAccttactccttttttttttttccttttttcttttttttcccatgacagCAATACTGAAAAACATATTCATTATAAACTTGCATCAAAAGGTAGAAATTGGGGCACTGGTTTTAAGCATAACTGGACTATTAGTGGCAATTGATTGTAAGCTTGTAATCTTGGTACACTTTAGACTTAagagattactttttttcagcCTTGTTATAAATGacagttaaaaatatgtaaaaagtaAGCATCTGATGGATGTAGATAGCATAAATGTGTAAAAATGTTGTCTCTTAACATTGCCTTCTGATAGCAAGGGAAAAATCCAGAGAGAATACACATCAGTAATCACTAGACTATCTGTTgttaaatatacattaaaaagcattttacactttcatttttgctaGTAAGCATGAGATTT
The window above is part of the Falco cherrug isolate bFalChe1 chromosome Z, bFalChe1.pri, whole genome shotgun sequence genome. Proteins encoded here:
- the BNC2 gene encoding zinc finger protein basonuclin-2, with the translated sequence MQFGTRTAATDSGFMGTWQNTDTNLLFRMSQQAIRCTLVNCTCECFQPGKINLRTCDQCKHGWVAHALDKLSTQHLYHPTQVEIVQSNVVFDISSLMLYGTQAVPVRLKILLDRLFSVLKQEEVLHILHGLGWTLRDYVRGYILQDAAGKVLDRWAIMSREEEIITLQQFLRFGETKSIVELMAIQEKEGQAVAVPSSKTDSDIRTFIESNNRTRSPSLLAHLENSNPSSIHHFENIPNSLAFLLPFQYINPVSAPLLGLPPNGLLLEQPAMRLREPSLTTQNEYNESSESEVSPTPFKNEQTSSRNALTSITNVEPKTEPACVSPVQTPTPVNDLSKTEHTKSSFRIHRMRRMGSASRKGRVFCNACGKTFYDKGTLKIHYNAVHLKIKHRCTIEGCNMVFSSLRSRNRHSANPNPRLHMPMLRNNRDKDLIRATSGAATPVIASTKSSLTLTSPGRPPMGFTTPPLDPVLQNPLPSQLVFPALKTVQPVPPFYRNLLTPGEMVSPPTSLPTSPIIPAVSGMEQHPPPPSESSVPSVLMPTPEPNADLAPKKKPRKSSMPVKIEKEVIDTADEFDDEDEEVNDSSTMVNDIGHDNHCHSQEEMSPGLSVKDFSKSDRSRCISRPDIRRADSMTSEDQEHERDYENESESSEPKLCEESMEGDDHLHEPGEKSMMHSDRPDENHNDSSNQDVIKVKEEYTDPTYDMFYMSQYGLYNGGSASMAALHESFASTFNYSSPQKFSPEGEMCSSPDPKICYVCKKSFKSSYSVKLHYRNVHLKEMHVCTVAGCNAAFPSRRSRDRHSANINLHRKLLTKELDDMGLDTSQPSLSKDLRDEFLVKIYGAQHQMGLDIREDTSSPAGTEDSHMNGYGRGMSEDYMVLDLSTTSSIQSSSSIHSSRESDAGSDEGILLDDVDGASDSGESAHKADAPALAVGMGTDVPGSLMFNSVSVSNGGIMCNICHKMYSNKGTLRVHYKTVHLREMHKCKVPGCNMMFSSVRSRNRHSQNPNLHKNIPFTSVD